From one Catenuloplanes nepalensis genomic stretch:
- a CDS encoding carbohydrate ABC transporter permease has translation MSAPRRSNLLTVLMLGVLAYFLLPVVWLVVASTKSNSGLFRSFGLWFDRDFALGDNLRSVFTRDDGVFVRWLVNTFAYAGLSAVGATVLATMAGYAFAKYTFPGGRLLFNIVLGAVMIPTTALAIPTYLLFSNAGLTNTPWAIILPSIVNPFGLYLMTVYAQSAIDDSLLESARIDGAGEFRIFWQVCARILAPGMVTVLLFTLVATWNNYFLPLIMLQDTDKLPLTVGLAQWQSAATRGNGGEALYSSVITGAMVSTLPLIAMFLFLQRYWQSGLADGGVKG, from the coding sequence ATGAGCGCGCCCCGCCGCAGCAACCTGCTCACCGTGCTCATGCTGGGCGTCCTCGCGTACTTCCTGCTGCCCGTGGTGTGGCTGGTGGTCGCGTCCACGAAGTCGAACAGCGGCCTGTTCCGCTCGTTCGGCCTGTGGTTCGACCGGGACTTCGCGCTCGGGGACAACCTGCGGTCGGTGTTCACCCGCGACGACGGCGTGTTCGTCCGCTGGCTGGTCAACACGTTCGCCTACGCGGGGCTCAGCGCGGTCGGCGCCACCGTGCTGGCCACCATGGCCGGGTACGCGTTCGCGAAGTACACCTTCCCCGGCGGCAGGCTGCTGTTCAACATCGTGCTCGGGGCCGTGATGATCCCGACCACCGCGCTGGCCATCCCGACCTATCTGCTGTTCAGTAACGCCGGCCTGACCAACACGCCGTGGGCGATCATCCTGCCGTCGATCGTCAACCCGTTCGGCCTGTACCTGATGACCGTCTACGCGCAGAGCGCGATCGACGACAGCCTGCTGGAGAGCGCGCGCATCGACGGCGCAGGCGAGTTCCGCATCTTCTGGCAGGTGTGCGCGCGCATCCTCGCGCCCGGCATGGTCACCGTGCTGCTGTTCACGCTCGTCGCGACGTGGAACAACTACTTCCTGCCGCTGATCATGCTGCAGGACACCGACAAACTCCCGCTGACCGTCGGGCTGGCGCAGTGGCAGTCGGCCGCGACCCGCGGCAACGGCGGCGAGGCGCTCTACTCCAGCGTCATCACCGGCGCCATGGTCTCCACGCTGCCGCTGATCGCCATGTTCCTGTTCCTGCAACGGTACTGGCAGTCCGGGCTGGCCGACGGCGGAGTGAAGGGCTGA
- a CDS encoding beta-galactosidase, whose protein sequence is MTIYYGGDYNPEQWPEQTWAEDVRLMTEAGVNLVTVGVFSWAMLEPADGQWDFGWLDRILDLLHANGIRVDLATATASPPPWLTAAHPEMLPADEAGQPLWPGSRQHYAPSSPVYRRHALRLVRAMAERYGNHPALEMWHINNEYGCHTNLDYSAPAAVAFRDWLRDRYTGIDALNQAWATAFWSQRYAGFDEILPPRQAPSFRNPTQLLDFHRFSSDMLLECFLAEKDVLREITPDVPVTTNFIGAFKPVDYWRWAPHVDIVSDDNYYDPADARAPMRAAFSRDLMRGLAGAKSWMLMEQATGHVQWRPTNLRKPTGQMRAVSLQAVARGADGINFFQWRQSRGGAEKFHSAMLPHIGTESRVWRSVVGLGADLVSLKSVAGIREIGRVAVVFDWDSWWGLEGEALPRTFDYVAGVEDWYEALYALNLQVDVVSTAHDLSPYAAVFAPHLYVLPDTAAENLAGYVARGGSLLLTYGSGLVDQHDQAHLGGYLGGLRDTAGLLVEEFGPLAGSTVVEASGDRLGTVTGTLWTEFLQLRTAKAVARFHGGDLDGEPAVTRNTTGNGLCWYVATRPDPAAIARITAAVLADAAVATPLADLPAGVEAQTRGDLLFLINHNPHPISTPHTGRDVLTGTTHDPATLPGYGAVALDRGSARL, encoded by the coding sequence ATGACCATCTACTACGGCGGGGACTACAACCCCGAGCAGTGGCCCGAGCAGACCTGGGCCGAGGACGTGCGGCTGATGACCGAGGCCGGCGTCAACCTGGTCACGGTCGGCGTCTTCTCCTGGGCGATGCTCGAACCGGCCGACGGGCAGTGGGACTTCGGCTGGCTGGACCGGATCCTGGACCTGCTGCACGCCAACGGCATCCGCGTCGACCTGGCCACCGCCACCGCGTCGCCACCGCCCTGGCTGACCGCCGCGCACCCGGAGATGCTGCCCGCCGACGAGGCCGGGCAGCCGCTGTGGCCCGGTTCCCGCCAGCACTACGCCCCGTCCTCCCCGGTCTACCGCCGCCACGCGCTCCGGCTGGTACGGGCGATGGCCGAGCGGTACGGCAACCACCCGGCGCTGGAGATGTGGCACATCAACAACGAGTACGGCTGCCACACCAACCTCGACTACTCCGCGCCCGCCGCCGTCGCGTTCCGGGACTGGCTGCGTGACCGCTACACCGGCATCGACGCGCTCAACCAGGCCTGGGCCACTGCGTTCTGGTCCCAGCGGTACGCCGGCTTCGACGAGATCCTGCCGCCACGGCAGGCGCCGTCGTTCCGCAATCCGACGCAGCTGCTCGACTTCCATCGCTTCTCCTCCGACATGCTCCTGGAGTGCTTCCTGGCGGAGAAGGACGTGCTCCGCGAGATCACCCCGGACGTGCCGGTCACGACGAACTTCATCGGCGCGTTCAAGCCGGTCGACTACTGGCGCTGGGCCCCGCACGTCGACATCGTCTCGGACGACAACTACTACGACCCGGCCGACGCGCGGGCGCCGATGCGCGCCGCGTTCAGCCGCGACCTGATGCGCGGCCTCGCCGGCGCCAAGTCGTGGATGCTGATGGAACAGGCCACCGGCCACGTCCAGTGGCGGCCCACCAACCTGCGCAAACCCACCGGGCAGATGCGCGCGGTGTCGCTGCAGGCGGTCGCACGCGGCGCGGACGGCATCAACTTCTTCCAGTGGCGGCAGTCCCGCGGCGGCGCCGAGAAGTTCCACTCCGCGATGCTCCCGCACATCGGCACCGAGTCCCGGGTCTGGCGCAGCGTCGTCGGCCTGGGCGCGGATCTTGTTTCTTTGAAGAGCGTCGCGGGCATTCGTGAGATCGGCCGGGTCGCGGTCGTGTTCGACTGGGACAGCTGGTGGGGCCTGGAGGGCGAGGCGCTGCCGCGGACGTTCGACTACGTCGCCGGCGTCGAGGACTGGTACGAGGCGCTCTACGCCCTCAACCTCCAGGTCGACGTGGTCAGTACGGCCCATGACCTGAGCCCGTACGCCGCGGTGTTCGCCCCGCATCTGTACGTGCTCCCGGACACCGCCGCGGAGAACCTCGCCGGCTACGTCGCCCGCGGCGGCTCGCTGCTGCTCACCTACGGCTCCGGCCTCGTCGACCAGCACGACCAGGCCCACCTCGGCGGCTATCTCGGCGGCCTGCGGGACACGGCCGGGCTGCTCGTCGAGGAGTTCGGGCCGCTGGCCGGCAGCACCGTCGTCGAGGCCTCCGGCGACCGGCTCGGCACGGTCACCGGCACGCTCTGGACCGAATTCCTGCAGCTGCGCACGGCCAAGGCGGTCGCCCGGTTCCACGGCGGCGACCTCGACGGCGAACCCGCGGTCACCCGCAACACCACGGGCAACGGCCTCTGCTGGTACGTGGCCACCCGCCCGGACCCGGCCGCGATCGCACGTATCACCGCCGCCGTGCTCGCCGACGCCGCCGTCGCCACGCCGCTCGCCGACCTCCCGGCCGGTGTGGAGGCGCAGACCCGCGGCGACCTGCTCTTCCTGATCAACCACAACCCCCACCCGATCTCCACCCCGCACACCGGCCGCGACGTGCTCACCGGCACGACGCACGACCCGGCAACCCTCCCCGGGTACGGCGCGGTCGCGCTCGACCGCGGCTCCGCACGTCTCTGA
- a CDS encoding extracellular solute-binding protein, which produces MHAFHRRPAAALGAGAVALALMLTGCSGDSGDDSPAAAAPVSQEEIDKAMATPTTLTFWEANKLQPEIDLFQAKYPAIKVNLVDAGSGPDYYTKLRSAIKAGEGAPDVAQIEYHHMPSFILEDSLADLTPYGAAASKDLFAPFAWSQVATDNGIYGIPQDTGPLGLLYRTDIFDKAKVTPPATWADFAAAAAAVHQADAGQYITNISPSNASATLGLFWQAGARPFSYDGKETVSVKLNSPEMKQVAQYWQDLVTKDLVSTDPDFTDQWFQGLANGKYASWTSAAWGPVFLQGTAADTAGKWRAAELPQWTAGVKASGNVGGSANAVLKSSKNPIAAAKFAEFLNGDHASAVKLGTDVPLFPAAVSALSDPALTGNKNEFFGGQEVTKLFTEISPTVGTDFQWLPFMDPVFESYNQTFGKALTEKGSLTGALDAWQDEVVAYAKSQGFTVS; this is translated from the coding sequence ATGCACGCATTCCACCGCAGGCCCGCCGCCGCGCTCGGCGCCGGCGCGGTAGCCCTGGCCCTGATGCTGACCGGTTGCTCCGGCGACTCCGGGGACGATTCACCGGCCGCCGCGGCGCCGGTCTCCCAGGAGGAGATCGACAAGGCGATGGCCACCCCCACGACGCTCACGTTCTGGGAGGCCAACAAGCTGCAGCCGGAGATCGACCTGTTCCAGGCGAAGTACCCGGCGATCAAGGTCAACCTGGTCGACGCGGGCTCCGGGCCCGACTATTACACGAAGCTGCGCAGCGCCATCAAGGCCGGCGAGGGCGCTCCGGACGTGGCCCAGATCGAGTACCACCACATGCCCTCGTTCATCCTGGAAGACTCGCTCGCCGATCTGACGCCGTACGGCGCGGCCGCGAGCAAGGACCTGTTCGCGCCGTTCGCCTGGAGCCAGGTCGCCACGGACAACGGCATCTACGGCATCCCGCAGGACACCGGCCCGCTCGGGCTGCTCTACCGCACGGACATCTTCGACAAGGCCAAGGTCACCCCGCCCGCGACCTGGGCGGACTTCGCCGCCGCGGCGGCCGCCGTCCACCAGGCCGACGCCGGTCAGTACATCACCAACATCTCGCCCAGCAACGCCAGCGCCACGCTCGGCCTGTTCTGGCAGGCCGGCGCGCGGCCGTTCTCCTACGACGGCAAGGAGACCGTCTCGGTCAAGCTCAACAGCCCGGAGATGAAGCAGGTCGCCCAGTACTGGCAGGACCTGGTCACCAAGGACCTGGTCTCCACCGACCCGGACTTCACCGACCAGTGGTTCCAGGGTCTGGCGAACGGCAAGTACGCCTCCTGGACGTCGGCAGCCTGGGGCCCGGTGTTTCTGCAGGGCACCGCCGCCGACACGGCCGGCAAATGGCGCGCCGCCGAGCTGCCGCAGTGGACCGCCGGCGTCAAGGCGTCCGGCAACGTGGGCGGCTCCGCCAACGCGGTGCTGAAGTCGTCGAAGAACCCGATCGCGGCCGCGAAGTTCGCCGAGTTCCTCAACGGCGACCACGCCTCGGCCGTGAAGCTCGGCACCGATGTCCCGCTGTTCCCGGCCGCCGTCTCCGCGCTGAGCGACCCGGCGCTGACCGGTAACAAGAACGAGTTCTTCGGTGGCCAGGAGGTCACCAAGCTGTTCACCGAGATCTCGCCGACGGTGGGCACCGACTTCCAGTGGCTGCCGTTCATGGACCCGGTGTTCGAGAGCTACAACCAGACGTTCGGCAAGGCGCTGACCGAGAAGGGCAGCCTGACCGGCGCGCTCGACGCGTGGCAGGACGAGGTCGTGGCGTACGCCAAGAGCCAGGGCTTCACCGTCTCCTAA
- a CDS encoding carbohydrate ABC transporter permease, which translates to MTTTAEKASAPTWRRRQRIAAYLFVAPFFVFFVLMLLVPLFYAGYLSFFREQLIGGNAFVGLDNYVRALQDERFLRGVLRVTLFLLVQVPVMLGLALLFALVLDSGRLRFASLVRLGIFLPYAIPGVIAALMWGYLYGQDFGPFAQAGRALGLPVPEFLSSGWMLASIGNIVTWSFVGYNMIIMYAALRAIPAEIYEAARMDGAGEFRLAWSIKIPSIRPSLLLTLIFSVIGSFQLFTEPQLLKSISPVVVTGEYTPNLYAFTLAFSRSELNYAAAVSFLLGILIMIVSYVVQLSTQRRERQR; encoded by the coding sequence ATGACCACCACCGCCGAGAAGGCATCGGCGCCGACCTGGCGCCGCCGGCAACGCATCGCGGCGTACCTCTTCGTCGCCCCGTTCTTCGTCTTTTTCGTTCTGATGCTGCTGGTTCCGCTCTTCTACGCCGGCTACCTCAGCTTCTTCCGCGAGCAGCTCATCGGCGGCAACGCCTTCGTCGGGCTGGACAACTACGTGCGCGCGCTCCAGGACGAGCGGTTCCTGCGGGGCGTCCTGCGCGTCACGCTCTTCCTGCTGGTGCAGGTGCCGGTCATGCTGGGGCTGGCGCTGCTGTTCGCGCTGGTGCTCGACAGCGGCCGGCTGCGGTTCGCGTCGCTGGTGCGGCTCGGCATCTTCCTGCCGTACGCGATCCCGGGCGTGATCGCGGCGCTGATGTGGGGCTACCTCTACGGTCAGGACTTCGGGCCGTTCGCCCAGGCCGGCCGGGCGCTCGGCCTGCCGGTGCCGGAGTTCCTGTCGTCCGGGTGGATGCTCGCCTCGATCGGCAACATCGTCACCTGGTCGTTCGTCGGCTACAACATGATCATCATGTACGCGGCGCTGCGCGCCATCCCGGCCGAGATCTACGAGGCCGCACGGATGGACGGGGCCGGCGAGTTCCGGCTGGCCTGGAGCATCAAGATCCCGTCGATCCGGCCGTCGCTGCTGCTCACCCTGATCTTCTCGGTGATCGGCTCGTTCCAGCTCTTCACCGAGCCCCAGCTGCTGAAGTCGATCTCCCCGGTGGTGGTGACCGGCGAGTACACACCGAACCTGTACGCCTTCACGCTGGCCTTCAGCCGCAGCGAGCTCAACTACGCCGCCGCCGTGTCCTTCCTCCTGGGAATCCTCATCATGATCGTTTCGTACGTGGTCCAGCTCAGCACGCAGCGCCGGGAGCGTCAGCGATGA
- a CDS encoding GGDEF domain-containing protein: MGTDVAHETGTAEAERDTVLAAALAGHPDGHFFAFGANGLFVPMPASVELGGHRVVEGARSALDLVVPGEQQTVTAAWYRMLAEGAASCQVHPLSSPDQQVTLTFVNVTHRHGVYLGFVTGIRGDIGSAVLAHEPIKPRMITVRKDATARFVAADPGIEQLLGWAPADLLETRSLDLVHPDDRDRAIASWLDLMSAPPGAARRVRLRHLHRDGSVVWFDVTNYRHLDDPDQPHVVAEMLDISDEMAMHEALRANEQLLRRLTESLPLSVLQIDAERRVVYQNQRLTNAIGARIGQQLDDSHLASTLPADRPTVDDAITAVLTGADDRDIEYSYRHATAGVRRISASLRALTSDTGVVTGAIICLSDITEDSRLREELKHQATYDPLTACLNRASTLAALQESLHRHAGAGVAVMFIDLNAFKDVNDRLGHAAGDHLLAFVAGRLRRAVRDTDVVGRFGGDEFVVVCAPVAGPDRARLIAENLVAALDDATLETGGDVLRPAASIGVAWAPTGATTAEALIARADAAMYEAKRARTGRTTMALAATER; this comes from the coding sequence ATGGGCACAGACGTGGCCCACGAGACGGGAACGGCCGAGGCCGAGCGCGACACGGTGCTCGCCGCGGCGCTGGCCGGGCATCCCGACGGCCACTTCTTCGCGTTCGGGGCGAACGGGCTGTTCGTGCCGATGCCCGCGTCGGTCGAGCTGGGCGGGCACCGGGTGGTCGAGGGCGCCCGCTCGGCGCTCGACCTGGTGGTGCCCGGCGAGCAGCAGACCGTCACGGCCGCCTGGTACCGGATGCTGGCCGAAGGCGCGGCGAGCTGCCAGGTCCATCCGCTCAGCTCCCCCGACCAGCAGGTCACCCTGACCTTCGTCAACGTGACCCACCGCCACGGGGTCTATCTCGGGTTCGTCACCGGCATACGCGGCGACATCGGCTCGGCCGTGCTCGCCCACGAGCCGATCAAACCAAGAATGATCACGGTACGGAAGGACGCGACGGCCCGGTTCGTGGCGGCCGACCCCGGCATCGAGCAGCTGTTGGGCTGGGCGCCCGCGGACCTGCTGGAGACCCGGTCGCTGGATCTGGTCCACCCGGACGACCGGGACCGGGCGATCGCGAGCTGGCTCGACCTGATGTCCGCTCCACCGGGCGCGGCACGGCGCGTACGGCTGCGGCATCTGCACCGCGACGGCTCGGTGGTGTGGTTCGACGTCACCAACTACCGCCACCTCGACGACCCGGACCAGCCGCACGTCGTCGCCGAGATGCTGGACATCTCCGACGAGATGGCCATGCACGAGGCGCTGCGTGCCAACGAACAACTGCTGCGCCGGCTGACCGAGAGCCTGCCGCTGAGCGTCCTGCAGATCGACGCCGAACGACGGGTGGTCTACCAGAATCAGCGGCTCACGAATGCGATCGGCGCCCGGATCGGCCAACAGCTCGACGACAGCCACCTCGCCTCCACCCTGCCCGCGGACCGGCCTACCGTCGACGACGCGATCACCGCCGTGCTGACCGGCGCCGACGACCGGGACATCGAGTACAGCTACCGGCATGCGACGGCCGGAGTGCGGCGGATCAGCGCGAGCCTGCGCGCGCTCACCTCGGACACCGGCGTCGTCACCGGCGCCATCATCTGCCTCAGCGACATCACCGAGGACTCCCGCCTGCGCGAGGAGCTCAAGCACCAGGCGACCTACGACCCGCTGACCGCCTGCCTCAACCGCGCGTCGACGCTCGCGGCGCTGCAGGAGTCACTGCACCGGCACGCCGGAGCCGGCGTGGCCGTGATGTTCATCGACCTCAACGCGTTCAAGGACGTCAACGACCGCCTCGGCCACGCCGCCGGCGACCACCTGCTCGCATTCGTGGCCGGGCGGCTACGCCGGGCCGTCCGGGACACCGACGTCGTCGGCCGGTTCGGCGGCGACGAGTTCGTGGTCGTCTGCGCCCCCGTCGCCGGCCCGGACCGCGCCCGCCTGATCGCCGAGAACCTGGTCGCCGCGCTCGACGACGCCACGCTGGAGACCGGCGGCGACGTGCTGCGCCCGGCCGCCAGCATCGGCGTCGCCTGGGCGCCCACCGGCGCGACGACGGCGGAGGCGCTGATCGCCCGCGCCGACGCCGCCATGTACGAGGCGAAGAGGGCCCGGACCGGCCGCACCACGATGGCCCTCGCCGCCACCGAGCGGTGA
- a CDS encoding LacI family DNA-binding transcriptional regulator produces the protein MVLPRSAARGGPTIYDVARHAGVSHQTVSRMLKGERVKPPTRVRVETAIAELGYKPNPTARALATNTSKRIGAFVYELHEMGPSQIVQGAADEARRAGYVLDTVALDPRDDAAITHAIELLGQQQLAGVLALAPTLRMAAALDATDFQIPIVVDTEPLYDGTPATESLNVVGARLALDHLHGLGHRRIAHIAGPAEWISAFNRSAAYDRFVVEHGLPRITTVSDGWSPADGYQAALRLPPDSGVTALFVANDQMALGVLRALWERGVRVPDDISVVGFDDIAEAGYTIPPLSTVRLLFPAQGRHLVDRLLEQIEGRTPSGVDTDMGVSFVARASSR, from the coding sequence ATGGTGCTGCCCCGGTCGGCGGCCCGTGGCGGCCCGACGATCTACGATGTCGCACGGCACGCCGGCGTCTCACATCAGACGGTCTCCCGCATGCTCAAGGGCGAAAGGGTCAAACCCCCCACGAGGGTACGGGTCGAGACCGCCATCGCGGAACTGGGTTACAAGCCGAACCCGACCGCCCGCGCGCTGGCCACGAACACCTCGAAGCGGATCGGCGCGTTCGTCTACGAGCTGCACGAGATGGGCCCCAGCCAGATCGTGCAGGGCGCGGCCGACGAGGCACGCCGGGCCGGCTACGTGCTGGACACGGTGGCGCTCGATCCGCGGGACGACGCCGCGATCACGCACGCGATCGAGCTGCTCGGCCAGCAGCAACTGGCAGGCGTGCTGGCACTGGCCCCGACGCTGCGGATGGCCGCGGCGCTGGACGCCACGGACTTCCAGATCCCGATCGTGGTCGACACCGAGCCGCTCTACGACGGCACGCCCGCCACCGAGTCGCTCAACGTCGTCGGCGCCCGGCTGGCGCTGGATCACCTGCACGGCCTGGGCCACCGCCGGATCGCGCACATCGCCGGCCCGGCCGAGTGGATCTCGGCATTCAACCGGTCCGCGGCCTACGACCGGTTCGTCGTGGAGCACGGCCTGCCCCGGATCACGACCGTGTCCGACGGCTGGTCCCCGGCCGACGGCTACCAGGCGGCGCTGCGGCTGCCGCCGGACTCGGGCGTGACCGCGCTGTTCGTAGCGAACGACCAGATGGCGCTCGGCGTGCTGCGCGCACTGTGGGAGCGGGGCGTGCGGGTGCCGGACGACATCAGCGTCGTCGGGTTCGACGACATCGCCGAGGCGGGTTACACGATCCCGCCGCTGAGCACGGTCCGACTCCTCTTTCCCGCACAGGGCCGGCACCTCGTCGATCGCCTGCTGGAGCAGATCGAAGGCCGGACGCCGAGCGGCGTCGACACGGACATGGGCGTGTCGTTCGTGGCGCGCGCGTCGTCGCGCTGA
- a CDS encoding glycoside hydrolase family 5 protein, which produces MRIRHSLPLLTLAALLASLVVFVSPASAATGLRVSGTGIQEANGSTFLIRGVSHAHTWYPSQTGSFANIKAKGANLVRVVLSSGKRWTRNDVNDVANVVSLCKANRLICMLEVHDTTGYGEEGAAATLDEAANYWISIKSALTGQESYVMINIGNEPYGNNNYSGWTSSTANAVSKLRSNGFQHLLVVDAPNWGQDWSFTMRDNAQTVAAADPQRNTVFSVHMYGVFDTASEVTAYIDAFRNKGLPLIIGEFGDNHSDGNPDENTIMSYAQQRGVGYIGWSWSGNGGGVEYLDMVSGFGTTLTSWGERIFNGANGIRSTAREATVFRTAS; this is translated from the coding sequence ATGAGAATCAGGCACTCCCTCCCACTGCTCACCCTGGCCGCGCTGCTCGCCTCCCTCGTGGTCTTCGTGTCGCCCGCCAGCGCCGCCACCGGCCTGCGCGTCAGCGGGACCGGAATTCAGGAGGCGAACGGCAGCACCTTCCTGATCCGGGGCGTCAGCCATGCGCACACCTGGTACCCGAGCCAGACCGGCTCGTTCGCGAACATCAAGGCCAAGGGTGCGAACCTCGTCCGGGTCGTGCTCTCCAGCGGCAAGCGCTGGACCCGCAACGACGTCAACGACGTCGCCAACGTCGTCAGCCTCTGCAAGGCCAACCGGCTGATCTGCATGCTCGAGGTGCACGACACCACCGGCTACGGAGAGGAGGGTGCCGCGGCCACGCTGGACGAGGCGGCGAACTACTGGATCAGCATCAAGAGCGCGCTGACCGGTCAGGAGTCGTACGTCATGATCAATATCGGTAACGAGCCGTACGGCAACAACAACTACTCCGGCTGGACCTCCAGCACGGCGAACGCGGTCAGCAAGCTGCGCAGCAACGGCTTCCAGCACCTGCTCGTGGTCGACGCGCCGAACTGGGGCCAGGACTGGTCCTTCACGATGCGCGACAACGCGCAGACCGTCGCCGCCGCCGATCCGCAGCGCAACACGGTCTTCTCCGTGCACATGTACGGCGTCTTCGACACCGCGTCCGAGGTCACGGCGTACATCGACGCCTTCCGGAACAAGGGCCTGCCGCTGATCATCGGCGAGTTCGGCGACAACCACTCCGACGGCAACCCCGACGAGAACACCATCATGTCGTACGCGCAGCAGCGCGGTGTCGGCTACATCGGCTGGTCCTGGAGCGGCAACGGCGGCGGCGTGGAGTACCTCGACATGGTGAGCGGCTTCGGCACCACGCTCACCTCCTGGGGCGAGCGGATCTTCAACGGCGCCAACGGCATCCGGTCCACGGCACGCGAGGCGACCGTCTTCCGCACCGCGAGCTGA